In Candidatus Pantoea floridensis, the genomic window GTCACCGAGCCGAAATCATCGCCACCGGCGATCGGCGTATCGGGAAGCGCCTGCTGTAATGCGGCGCGAATGACTGGAGAACGTGCACTGCCGCCGGTAAGGTAGATCACTTCGGGTTGGGTTTCGCAGGTGGCAAGGGCCAGATGCACCTGTTCAAGGATACGCTCCAGCGGCTGATTAATGGCTTCTTCCAGCTGTGTCGCGCTGATTTGGGCCTGTAACTGGGCGGCGATAAACGCCAGTGAGGCATCGCTTTCGGTGACTTCCGACAGCGCAATTTTGCTCTCCTCAGCCGCGCGCACCAAACGATAGCTCAGCTTCTGCTGCCACACCTTCAGCAGATGCGCCACCTTGTCGCCTTGCTCGGCATCACGAATTAAATCACGCAGCAGCTTGCCGCTGGCGGCGGAGTAGAAATCACTTTGCGCTGGCACATCGTTAATGGCCACCGCGTTCCACCATGGCAACGCAGGTAGCGCGGTCCCTTTCTGGGTATTGCCTCCCAGACCAAGCAGTGGCATCAGGGTTTTGAACGCCAGCATGATGTCGAGATCGTTACCGCCCACGCGGCAGCCGCTGTGTCCCAGTAAACTTTCCCGGCGATCGGTTTTATTGCGCCACTCCGGACCCATCAGCAACATTGAGCAGTCGGTGGTGCCGCCGCCGATATCCACCACCAGCACGCGCGTCTCTTTCTCCAGCGTGGCTTCGAAATCCAGACCCGCTGCCACCGGTTCAAACTGAAACTCCACATCACGGAAACCCGCACGCTGTGCCGCGCGTAGCAAAATGCCTTGCGCCTGCTGGTTGGCGTCTTCGCCACCTAATCCCTGGAAGTTAATCGGGCGACCAATCACCGCTTGCTCAATCGGGCGATCGAGCTGGGTTTCACCCTGCTGGCGGATGTGCAGCATCATGGCGCACACCAGATCTTCAAAGAAGGCGATTTGCTGCGGTTTCAGGCCGTTGGCGCCGAGGAAGGATTTTGGTGATTTCACAAACCACACTTCTTCGGGATCGACCATATATTGCTGCAAGGCGGTTAAGCCAAACTGCACGCTACCCGGCGTGACATCAATATCTTCTTCGCGGTTAAAGCGCAGCGCACGCTGCAATAATGCCGTGCCTTCACTGTCTGGCGTTGGCACCTGATGATGGCGATGTAGCCATTCACTGATCGCTTCGCGCGTTGGTGCACAAATCATGGA contains:
- the yegD gene encoding molecular chaperone, with protein sequence MFIGFDYGTANCSIAVSDNGTPRLLTLENGQRLLPSMICAPTREAISEWLHRHHQVPTPDSEGTALLQRALRFNREEDIDVTPGSVQFGLTALQQYMVDPEEVWFVKSPKSFLGANGLKPQQIAFFEDLVCAMMLHIRQQGETQLDRPIEQAVIGRPINFQGLGGEDANQQAQGILLRAAQRAGFRDVEFQFEPVAAGLDFEATLEKETRVLVVDIGGGTTDCSMLLMGPEWRNKTDRRESLLGHSGCRVGGNDLDIMLAFKTLMPLLGLGGNTQKGTALPALPWWNAVAINDVPAQSDFYSAASGKLLRDLIRDAEQGDKVAHLLKVWQQKLSYRLVRAAEESKIALSEVTESDASLAFIAAQLQAQISATQLEEAINQPLERILEQVHLALATCETQPEVIYLTGGSARSPVIRAALQQALPDTPIAGGDDFGSVTAGLARWAEVMFG